The Perca fluviatilis chromosome 18, GENO_Pfluv_1.0, whole genome shotgun sequence genomic interval ttgagaattgctctctaaacaagggttaatacagcaccttagttcttgtttgtacagcattttggtcagcttaaactgtgtttaaatgtgttctagaaataaactttacttacttactttaaaagaaaccggttttagagagcaattctcaacaaagtaaacggaagcacataatccttgtgttgtccttcgggtcaatgggacccgaaggacaacacaagggttaagtgcacatttcattttttttgggggggcttttccccctttattagatagtgacagtggatagacagaaaAGGTGgtagagagatgggggatgacacacagcaaagggccgcaggtcggactcaaaccgggccgctgcaaaggactcagcctactaGAGGTCGCCCCCAAGTGCACATTTCTAGATCACTACAGAAAACGGCCATTGGATAACACTGCGATGACTGTAATATTCTTAGTAGAAGAGAATAAATCAGAAAAGGAGTAAGGAAAGTAGGAGGGGGGGATTTGTAGTCCTCGACACTCACAGTAACAAACCTGGAGGTCCTTGGAATGAACTTATACTGCATGCGCTTGGAGATTTGGCTGGAGGGGGCGAGCACGTGCAGGTGGAGGTGATCCACTGAAGTGAAGGGAGGTTGGTGGAACCCAAGCCTGCGGAGGAAAACACATCAATAAAATGATCAGCAGCACAATGACAAACAGGTCAAAGTACAGTTTTAGAAAATTCAATAGAGCAATGAAACACTTCAGCAAATAACAACCTTGGATTTTTTAAGTGTGTATTCTCACTTTCTGTTAGTTTTTAGCTTAAAGGTGCATCATACACATGTCAAACAATTATACTTTTTCCATTACTTTAACGCAAAAGTTTTGACAATTTAGGAAGTCCGCTTATTCGCTTTCAGGTGGCGATAAGAAGACTGAAATCACTATATTgaccttctcatctaactctccacCTGaatcatttcccaaaatgttgaactattgcTTTAAACTTTGTGTTCATTAAAGCTCCACTGTGTAATTTTtagagttgattcttagcaaaaaaaaaactttgttctatcacaaatatgtgctcattcatgtgtaattacttccaccaactaatcaaagtattctcgtacgcgtagaatctgccattcagaatcattcagaatacatgttgcgcctccatctttaaaataaattagccaaagagggacatacctccgcctttcgtgcttttacactcagtggcactgactgtgacgaatgccagagagggggagaagatAACTTGCGACTCGCTCGActcggcagatttgaaagcctgttgaagatggaggatcaaATGACGCAAGAGgtaaagcaacaagaccaaagttaatatgtTGATATGTTAATATATGTTAATATGAGTGGCTTTTccgaagttgcctgctttcttctcaaaaggtagttctgcctatttgtgtaaattctaagttttatagttgctttgctaactatagcatggttgtgcataacgctagaacaatgtctaggatacttttcctcgcgtcaatgatgaaaaaggattgtctacTGAAGGAATATTATACCATTTAGATGTGTCTTTTACTCAGAAGTGTCTTAGTTAGTGGCCTCTTGACCCGGTGTGTCATAAAACTGAAGTAGGTACTGTTTCACAGGCGAGTCTTTGTCTGATGAAAACTTGTTGGAGCAAGAGGAAGTTGTGATGTATGACACACAGGGTCAAGCTGTCCAAAGTGGTTCAGTTGCCTAGCAACGAAGTAGAAAGTAGAAGTTGtgaagtaatattcagttggttgtcatatacaatttcaccgctagatgggataAATTCTTACACAATAAATTAAAGatcaataaaaacacacaaacccccccccccccacccacacacacacacacacacacacacacacacacacacacacacacacacacacacacacacacacacacacactacctgcCCTAATCTACCTTATGTCCTTCATATCAGTGACCCCTTGGTCCTGGAGTACAGTTTTCCCCATTTCAGCCATCCTTTTAACTGTTGGATACAAGAAGATTAAGTTATTTCTTTGTAAAGATCTGGCTGAATAAAAGTTATTGACAGCATGAGGTAACTTACACATCACCTTATTAAACTGAAGCATTTGAAGAAGGAAAACTAAATAGGAGTGTTTATATGTAGATGTGAATAAGTTTGTAGCAGTAGCAGGAGTAGCCATGTTGTAGTAGTTTCAGCAGCAGTGCTAGCTCTAGTTATATATAGTATCCTACTGTAGGTAGTTATAAAGGcccaagtagtagtagtagtaagagTATTAGTAGCAGTAGTTGTAGGAACTGTAAGCAGTTAGTATTGTAAGTAGCAACAGCAGCCGTTAGCAGCTCAGTAAGTGGTTCCGTGGTATTTGTAATACTTATACTAGTTTGTAGTTCTCCACTGTAACTGACCGAGGCCGATGTGTCCGCTGTGCAGTGAGAGGCAGCTGTGTATGTGCTGTATGGGTACAACCAGGTAATGGTGAGGAGCAGCAGGGTCAATGTCTCTAAAACACACCAGCTCCTTGTTCTGTTGGAGGGGATGGAAATATAGAGATCAAACTCACACATGTTGACCTTTAGGCCAGTGAAGGCAGTATTGCTATAAACTCATGTGTAGGCTATTCAATCCGTAACAGTTGTGTGGAGTAGGAAATAGTGGGTCTGCTGCCCATGTGTTGTGCATAAAGGCATTTCCTCTTACTGTAACACAACTGCCCCTAGGAGGAAGAGTGTAGCACACCTAGTctcatcatttacattttaggaTTGTTAAGGAACATTGACAAGTTTATCTAGATACGGGCCACATAGATCACACTCTGATTTGTAGTCTACTGTAAAAGTCCATAATTGATTATCACATATTTATCTTGATGTAGACTAGTTTTATTTAAcgaaatatataaaacacaaaaagacattttgtaggctacataactttGTCCACTGCACGAAATGTGGCTAAAAGCTACAGTAAAATCAAGATATTAAACCTTTTGTCAAACTTATGCTGTCCCTGTTATGTTATACGTTACTATTTTATTGTTTGATTGTATTCAATAAGAGGTATAACACGACCTCCATATGTAACCCATGAAGATGTAATAACATTATAATGTATGCTAGGTGAGCTTCAACTCAGTTGGGTAACGTTGTTTAAAAGGAGCTTACCTTTTTAATGACTTCAGTTTCTTTGTCTTGGTCGTTGGCTATCAAGCAGAAAATACAAGTTTCTGATTTGTTTCTCACCATGTTTCCCATAATATTTCCTTTAATTTCTTGAAACGTCTCAGCTGTTTCCTCCTCAACTCGCTGCTGGTAAACGTATCTCTGATAGGCTGTACGCGTGGCGAAGATCGTCTATGTTTGCGAAGAGAGATTATTACTCaatctttttttcccttaaaTCCTCACAACAAACACTGCAGGCAAACAATTGGCATCTTTATCTGGCCTTtcaaaacataaatatacaatgtttaaattatattatagaggaagaaatgtaattaaataaatataaaataaatgtaagaaTCAGAGTCATATATTGACATGTAAGGCGATGACGGCATGCCTGGAAAattgttaaaacatttaaaaagaagcaaaaatgGTTTAAAGGCTCGGACCACACTAACTTCCCTACGATTAAGTTCAATATGAGATATGGACATACATTTAAGgtctaaccatagactgttaatagtCTATGGGTCTAACGAATTAAACTGTGGTGCCTAAAAACAGAGGCGGAGTGACACCTCTTTGTTCATCTTTAGTGAAGACTAGCTGCACCGAAAATGAACAAAGAGGTGTAACTCCAccggttttcttttttctctagTTCCTTCTATTACGTCAAGGTGTCTTACCGTAAATTGTAAATTACAGCCTTCTTTTACGAGTCCTACAATAATAACAAGAAACAATCAGGCCAGTGGTAATGTTCAATAAAagcaatatataaatataatctGGACATTAAATCCCACCGAAGGccttaaactgaaaaatgaatgtggaaatgaaaaaatattgacaaacaacacaacccagatatatttaatatttatttaggTTTAAATGTGGTTGCAATAACAACACAATAAATAGATCCTCAGTGATACCACAGCAGTTTTGGATTCAGGAGAAATAATACTCAGGGAGCATTCACAGTTACAACACAAGACAACAAAGCTCATTTTCACATGAAGCGATAACTGACATTAGTGAATAGTATGGCAGGTATCATAACAGTGATGTCAGACATTTTCAGTATCGCATATTCATGCACTATAAGCCTGTGTTGGATACGCATGATATAAATGATTGTTTCTTTTCCGTGTTAGTAGATCTGAACTTTTTTAGTTAGTGGCATACCAgagtgcaaaaaaaacaacaaaaaaaataaaaagactgtccctttccatttttaagtaaagcaGATGCTGACCTGTGGTTGGACAGGAAGTTTCCCTTCCCTCTCGTAGTGGTGATCAACTAGCACCCAGTAAT includes:
- the LOC120546204 gene encoding LOW QUALITY PROTEIN: histidine triad nucleotide-binding protein 3-like (The sequence of the model RefSeq protein was modified relative to this genomic sequence to represent the inferred CDS: inserted 2 bases in 1 codon), translating into MGNMVRNKSETCIFCLIANDQDKETEVIKKNKELVCFRDIDPAAPHHYLVVPIQHIHSCLSLHSGHIGLVKRMAEMGKTVLQDQGVTDMKDIRLGFHQPPFTSVDHLHLHVLAPSSQISKRMQYKFIPRTSRFVTEECLQKRLKDNAPPVISEESLNQNEPHXDALCFPCWNTTAMAAL